CGGCGACGTGGCCGACGACCCGCATGTGCACCAGCAGCAGCACGGTGGCCACCACATTGATCAGCAGCTTGAACACGACCCAGTAGTGGCGGAACAGGCCCCATGCGGTCCCCAGCGCCTGGACCAGGCCGGTGAGCAGCGAGGCGAAGCTCAGCGGCACCAGGGCGAACCAGCCGGTCAGCTCCATCGCGAAGTAGGCCCCGCGCACTGTCTGGGCGTCCTGGCCGGTCAGGCCGACGACGGCGAGGACGACGAAGACAGCGACGGCGCCGAGCCAGCCGACCGAGGAGGTCACGTGCGCGGTGAGGGCGAGCTTACGAAGGCGTGGACTCATAGCCATGGCGATCAGTGGCCGCCCATTCCGCCACCGACCGTGTGCATGAGCACGAACGCCACCAGCAGTGCGGATCCGGCGACGGTACCGAACACCTTCACCCAGCGGGGCACGCCGGGATGCGCCGGGACATCAGAACCGTAGTCGGCGTCGGGGCGCGATTGTGAGTCAGCCATGAGTGAGTCCTTCAGTGCTCGTTTACGGACAGGCGACCCCCGCACTTTACGAGACACCGTGTCTACGGTGTCAAGCAGAGTGTATGGACATCGCCGCCCCGTACACTGATCCGGTGCCGAAGCTGTGGAACGAGACGATCGAGGCGCATCGCCGCGCGGTGCGCGACGCGATCCTGAACACCACGGCGGAGCTGGCCGCCGAACACGGGGTGCGGTCGGTGACGATGTCGCAGATCGCCGAGCAGGCCGGCATCGGCCGAGCCACGCTGTACAAGTACTTCTCGGACGTCGAGACGATCCTGCTCGCCTGGCACGACCGCCAGATCACCGAACACCTCGGACAGCTCGCCGAGGTCCGGGACCAGGTCGACGGGGCCGCCGAAAAACTCGAGGCGGTCCTGCGGACGTTCGCCCACATCTCACGTCACACCCGCGGGCGCCACGGCACGGAACTCGGAGCGTTCCTCCACGGGGACGAACGGGTCGACCGGGCAGAGCGGCAGCTCCATGACATGATCCGTGAGCTGCTGGCCCAGGGCGCAGAGGACGGCAGCTGCCGCGACGACGTCACACCCGACGAGCTGGCGACGTACTGCCTTCACGCCCTGACGGCCGCCGCCGCCCTGCCCTCCGAAGCGGCGACCGACCGGCTCGTCACGGTGATCCTGTCCGGGCTGCGCACAGGGCCCTCCGTTCCGGACGACCGACGGCAGAAGGACCGGCACGGGCACCACGACGGCCACCGACACCCGGGGCACTGAGCTCGCACCGCTGCCCTCATCACCTCCGCATCTACTGAGCAGCAGCCTCGTCCAAGTTGTTGCTAATAAGTTGCATCTGACTACTAGTCTCCATAGAGAATGGGCTGCGACCTGAGCACGACCCGATCAAGGACACCACCATGACCGCTGCGCCCCAGCCCCAGCCCGGCCTCCTCCGGCGTATACGGGGAGCACTCACTCCGCGCGAATGGGCCCGGGCCGGCGGACTGGCCGCCGCGATCCTCGCTCTGCACGTCATCGGCTGGGGCACGCTCCTGCTCATCGTCGTCCCGCAGCACTTCGACATGGGCAGCCAGGGAGCGTTCGGCGTCGGCCTCGGTGTCACCGCTTATGTGCTCGGCATGCGGCATGCCTTCGACGCCGACCACATCGCGGCGATCGACAACACCACCCGCAAACTGATCTCCGACGGGCAACGGCCCCTGTCGGTCGGCTTTTTCTTCTCGCTCGGCCACTCCTCGGTCGTGTTCCTGCTCGCCCTGTTCTTCGCGCTCGGCGTGCGCTCACTCGCCGGACCGGTGCAGGACGGCGGCTCCAGCCTGCACGCGACGCTCGGCGTCATCGGCACCTCGGTCTCCGGCGTCTTCCTGTACGTCATCGCCGCCTTCAACCTCGTCGCCCTGGTCTCGATCCTCCGGGTCTTCCGCCGGATGCGTTCCGGCGGCCACACCGAGGCGGACCTGGAAGCGCAACTGAACGCCGGCGGCGGCGTGATGACCCGGATCCTGGGCCGGGCGACCCGGGCCGTCGGCAAGCCCTGGCACATGTATCCGCTGGGCTTCCTCTTCGGCCTCGGCTTCGACACCGCCACCGAGGTATCCCTGCTCTTCCTCGCGGCTGGCGCCGCGGGCGCCGGGATCCCCTGGTACGCGATCCTGTGTCTGCCGGTGCTGTTCGCGGCCGGGATGAGCCTGCTCGACACGATCGACGGTTCGTTCATGAACTTCGCGTACTCCTGGGCCTTCTCCAACCCGGTCCGCAAGGTCTTCTACAACATCACCATCACGGGACTGTCGGTCGCCGCCGCCCTCATCATCGGGACGGTCGAGCTGCTGTCGATCGCCGCCGAGAAGCTCTCCCTGCACGGCGCCTTCTGGGAGTGGGTCGGCGGCATCGACCTCAACAGCGTCGGGTACGCAGTCGTCCTGCTGTTCGTCGTCACCTGGGCGGCCGCGCTGCTCATCTGGCGCTACGGCCGCATCGAAGAGAAGCGGGCGCTCACCCCGCAGACCGCGGACGACTGACCGGGGCGACTGGCCGGGGGCGCGGATCCACGGAATGCGTACTGGCGCCGACGCCTCCCGAGGTGCAGGCTCTGCCGCCATGATTCTGGATTCCTCCGTCTATGTCGTCGTCCAGACCTATCTGCACGCCCTCGACATAGAGGCCCCAGGGCTCATTCAGGGGCTGTATCTCGTGGGCTCGGTGGCCCTGCAGGACTTCCATCCCGGGGCCAGCGACGTCGACTTCGTCGCCGTGACAGCGGCGCCCCTGGACGACCAGCAGGTCGACGTCGTACAGCGGGCGCACACGCGCCTGGCCGACGCACACCCCCGGCCCTACTTCGACGGCTCCTACGTCACCTGGGCAGACCTCGCCGCCGATCCGCTTCAGGCCGTGCCGGGGCCGCACGTCCATGAGCACCGGTTCAGCCGCGCGACCCGCGGCGACCGCCACCTGGTGACCTGGCACACCCTGGCCGATCACGGCGCCGCGCTGCGCGGGCCACTTCCAGGCGACTTCGCCATCCACACGGACCCTGCCGCTCTCGCCGCGTGGACGCACCAGAACCTGGGCACCTACTGGCGGCCCTGGTGGCACCGCGCGTCACGACTTCCCTCGCCGCTGGGCCTGGCCTGCCTGGGCACTTGGGGGCCCGCCT
This Streptomyces sp. NBC_00377 DNA region includes the following protein-coding sequences:
- a CDS encoding TetR/AcrR family transcriptional regulator translates to MPKLWNETIEAHRRAVRDAILNTTAELAAEHGVRSVTMSQIAEQAGIGRATLYKYFSDVETILLAWHDRQITEHLGQLAEVRDQVDGAAEKLEAVLRTFAHISRHTRGRHGTELGAFLHGDERVDRAERQLHDMIRELLAQGAEDGSCRDDVTPDELATYCLHALTAAAALPSEAATDRLVTVILSGLRTGPSVPDDRRQKDRHGHHDGHRHPGH
- a CDS encoding HoxN/HupN/NixA family nickel/cobalt transporter — encoded protein: MTAAPQPQPGLLRRIRGALTPREWARAGGLAAAILALHVIGWGTLLLIVVPQHFDMGSQGAFGVGLGVTAYVLGMRHAFDADHIAAIDNTTRKLISDGQRPLSVGFFFSLGHSSVVFLLALFFALGVRSLAGPVQDGGSSLHATLGVIGTSVSGVFLYVIAAFNLVALVSILRVFRRMRSGGHTEADLEAQLNAGGGVMTRILGRATRAVGKPWHMYPLGFLFGLGFDTATEVSLLFLAAGAAGAGIPWYAILCLPVLFAAGMSLLDTIDGSFMNFAYSWAFSNPVRKVFYNITITGLSVAAALIIGTVELLSIAAEKLSLHGAFWEWVGGIDLNSVGYAVVLLFVVTWAAALLIWRYGRIEEKRALTPQTADD
- a CDS encoding aminoglycoside adenylyltransferase domain-containing protein, with the translated sequence MILDSSVYVVVQTYLHALDIEAPGLIQGLYLVGSVALQDFHPGASDVDFVAVTAAPLDDQQVDVVQRAHTRLADAHPRPYFDGSYVTWADLAADPLQAVPGPHVHEHRFSRATRGDRHLVTWHTLADHGAALRGPLPGDFAIHTDPAALAAWTHQNLGTYWRPWWHRASRLPSPLGLACLGTWGPAWGVLSVSRLHYTLASGRITSKQGAGEYALTRFDDSWHRIVEECLRIRCGTSGRSLYRSPFERRTQALGFIDMAIHDAQQSGYVS